The following is a genomic window from Sporocytophaga myxococcoides DSM 11118.
AGTACAACGTCATAATATAGATGTAGGACATTACTAATTACTACTGCTGCTGGTGTTGAATATCCGTAATAAGACTTTGAGGCTGGATATAAACTGCTTTGACTAAGAACTTTTTGTGGTGTGTTAAACGTAAATCCATCCTCAGAAACACAAAGACCGATGACCGATTGTCCTGCAGGATAACTAGTATCCTGCCTTGCTCCTACTCCTGTAAAATAAAGGTATACTTTATTATTATAAACAACTGCTCCCGGTTCAGCTACAGAATAACTTTTCCAGTCCGTTGCAATTCCTGAAGGAGTCAGAATTATTTTATCTTTTACCCAGAATATACCATCAATTGAGGTGGCGTGACCGATAGCTGCCTGACCCGGTTGTCCACCTTCAGGAACAGCTGTGTAATACATATGATACAATGAATTAAAATGTATTACGGAAGGAGTCTCAACTCCCTTACTATCCCACGCTTCAGGATCTTCATCATTTACAAGAAGAGCACTTGAATCTGTAAGTGCCCATGTCAATCCATCAGCAGACTTCATCAGATAGGGTAAGACATTACCTTCAAAAGGGCCTTTTTTCCCGTTTGGAGAGGTAAGATACATCCAGTATTCCTTATCTACTTTTAATACACATGGATCATTCCAAACTCCTGGATTTGGCTGGGAGAACGATATAACCGGATTGCTAGAGGAAGGCGAAAAGTTTTGTCCAAATAACAAACATGGAAAAGCTAAACTTAAGATTCCAGCTATAAAAAATAGTTTCATATTCAAAGTTTTATTATTTCAATTTATAAGGACCGGCAAAATACTTATTTCTACAAATCTTAAGAAAGATAAACCATAAATATTTGGATTTAAAGCCAATGCCCAAAATTTTCGAGATATTAAAAAGTATTATATGTTGATATTATTAAAGTATCCTAAGAAGGCACAAATGAGAGATATAACCGCTTATGAAATAAGCATCTTTAGCAAGTACATTCGCTACTTTTTATCCTTTAACCAGAAAAAATATAGTCCCATAAGAACCTGATACGCTGGCAAGTTTTTACCCTCACTATACACTGTAAATGCAGGTTCAATAAAAATATTAACGATTGTATTACCCGCTTTAAAGACCTGTCCGATACCTATTCCTATAGGAATTAATATTTTTTTGTTATTAAAGTCGAAGATACAAGTCGCCCCCATACTTCTTCCATACAAGCCATTCCCCATACTCAATACCAATGCAGGTTGGAATGTCAGATATCCACCTCCATTTTGTAACGAATCATTGCCAAAGACGGAAGTCCGATAAGTAGCTAATCCACCTGTAATAATACCCGACGGGTTAACATGAGTAATGAGAGTGCTACCGCCAAACTGCCACTGATCAACTCCCAGTGCAGAACTACTGGCGCTAGGAATACTCACTAAGGGCCCTATTCCAAAATGTATTCTTGAACTATCATTTGTCAAACGTATAATATCGAAAATATTAATATTACCAATGCCCGATTTATAACCATCAGGTGTAGCAATGGAGACAAACGGTAAAGTAGCTCGAACCATATGCCTCTTAGTTCCAAAAAGTCCACGAAGCAACAATACATTTCCCACTTCTGCGGTACCCTGAATTTTAGGAGAATAATAATTATCAATATTCAGTGCGCTTGAGTGTTTCCATGGGCTACCAAATCCTTTAAAGGGATTTGGTGATTCCACATTTATCTTTGAAGGCACGGCATTTTGAGGATCCGGAGTCGAATAGGTATTGGTTTGCGCAATAGCTATTTTCGAAATGACAACCACTCCAATAAACAGTAAGCCCCATTTCATTTGTTCAACCTATTTGCACGCAATGCGTGTATTGTTACACCACTAAAACAATGATTGCAAATATATGTTTATCAATTACCTCATACCGTTTATATTCTTATAGGCTCCTGCTCTAATTTTTAAATAAAAGAATCTGATTAAAAATATGACTATAACGAGCAAGCAAACCATCATTAGCATCATCTTCATCAAGGATGATGAGGATGAAATCAATACTATTATGCTATTGACAACAGGAAAACCCTTTAATAAAATTATCTGGCATATATTTTCCGTGAGATCAAAAAATGCAGCTATGATTGGCAATAAACACAACCTGTTCCATTTGCTCTTTACCGTTAAATTATACATTATACCAATAAGAGCTAGAGTAGTGAACAAAACATAGACAAAATCCAATGTCAACATTTTTAAATATAGTGCACGACCTGATATTCCAAGGACGGAATACAAGTCGTATAAATATTCATAGGAGTACCAGAACAATTGGTCAGGATTCTTAATGCCTGATGAATAGGTTAAAAATTCCGGAAGATATTTAGCAACCAAAATATATTGGAGTGCTAAAGACATTAAAAAAAAACACAAAGTATAATACCACTTTGAAATTCTGAAAATAACTTGAAAGAGCATTGTCTATCTTATTTAGGTTTATGAAGACAAAGCTATTCATGTAGAATCCAGAAAGTATTATCAATTGATAACACTTTTATCTGCGATTCTGATACTTCTCCTCAGCCTGCTTAAGGATACCGGTGTCATACCTAGATAGGATGCAATATACTTATGGGAAATTTTATGTTCGAGACCAGAATAATACTCCTGAAACTTTATATATTTTTCCATATTGGCTTGTGGTAAGAGGGTTTCGTCCTTGTTGGCCAAACGTCTCTTCTCTTGTTCCTTTAAGGTATATCCCAATTGTTGAAGCAGAGGTGACTGAGCAAAAAAAGATTTAAGATCTGTTGATTTGAACAATACCAATTCACAATCTTCAAGCGTCTCGTAATTGGCAATGGAATTTCCGTTTAAAGTTCTAAAAGTATGTGTACTCATGAATGTCCCCTCCTGATAAAAAGCAGTAGTCTTATCATTTCCAGTCTCATCAATCAAATAAGCTCTGACAGTTCCTTTTAACAGAAAAACTTCATGAGGAGTATATTGCATTGAAAATAAAAATGTCTGAGCTTTTTTCACTTGAAGCCTTTCTCCCATGCTTGCCAGCATTTCCCATTCTTCAAAGGACAAACTCCCTAATTCCATCAGAAAATCTTTTAGCTTATTCATAATTAAAGTTAAGCAAATCTTATCAAAAGAAATTGAATGCTAATTTACAACTAAAAATATATGACTTAAAAAATATTTCCATATCAAAAAAGTTAAGATACATTAATCCAGAAAGAAAGCTTTATTACCCATCTCATCCTCAACCTTACCGGACATATTTAAATAAAAAATCATTAAATGCTCCTTTCCAATTAATGAAAAATGGTTTCTGATTGACAAACGTATATCTTATCTTTTCATCATTAAAAGTAAAAAATACATCCGGTCAAGTTATAGTTTCCCTCCGTGTTTAAATGGCCGGCACCTATGGCTATAAAAATAATTTGTCGATATTGCATTCTCATCAAACATCCACAGATTTACATATTACAAAATGGACGGTTATCAATTAGAAAGACTTTACATCAATACATTTGCTGTCATTGGGATAATAATTATTGCAACAATTCAGTTTGGTATTATCTACAAATTCGGATTGAAGGGAGGTATCATCTTTGCTATAGCATTTTCATTTTTATTCACTTTAGGAAGACAGGTTTTGCTTTCATATGCAAGAGGAATGGGAGACAGTAAAGGGACCGGCCCTTCCTATGAATTTGAAGTGTTTTCTTCTCAATTATTAATTTGTCTTGCTTTGTTCGCTGTTTATAGTTTTGGCATGTATTTCTACATTGTTTACCTTAAAACAGGAGTTCTTAACAAACCTGTATTTTTCTCCTGGCTGGCAATCTGTATTGGAATACCAGTTCTATTTTTTTGCATCCGATTAATAAGATCCCAATTGACAGAAGAAGATCATAACAAAAATTATATAAGAGCACAATTTCAGCTTTTTCACTATAATGAACTTCCCTTATTTATTGAAACATTAAAAATAAAAAATACAACCAACGGTAAGGAGGCTGAAATTCAGATTCTAAATCAAAGCCGGTATCGTTCTGAAGAATTTCTTAATCAACTTAATATATGGGACAAAACCCGATATAGCAATCCTGCCGAAGAACCTAATACAACCTTTATCCCTCTAAACTCAAATGAATTATACTTATCGTGGTATTCCCCTGTTGAAGGCACCTATTTCAGCGATGTCCTGAAATTTCCAATTAATGATTTTGAGCCTAGCACGGAAGCAGATGGTCAAATGATATTAAATATCCAATTGGAAATATTTCCAAAAGGCAAGGTACACCTATACACCACAAAGGACGGGAACCGTCATACTTATCAAGTAAAATCAAAGGCGGTAAACGAAAAAGAAAAGACAAGATTTATTGAATTGTTTGATCTTTACACAGACAGCAAAAACCAAAATACTTTCACAGATACTCACAACGTTGAAGAGAACCTCAAAAGACTGCAGTCAAGGATTGATATAGAGGAAAGCCTTTTTCAATTGTCTTATAATATTTCAGCACCAGGAGATTTAAACAGCGTGTATTTTGATGACCGCCGATATTGGGGGTATAACAGCACTTACACTACATTAAATACTTTAAGCCTCAAACCTCTTCCTTATAATATTACTTTAAATTTCACCAACACAGGAAAAGAAAACCTTAAAAGCACCACAATATTCTTTGATAAAGAAAAACTATATAAAACTATTGAAAGTCTGACTAAGGAGAATAAAGATATGCCTGTTGAAATTATCATTTCTATTAAAGGCGTAGAAAAAGAAAATTTTGAAGTTATAGTAAAAGGAGTTAATCAATCAGTTGTTTTTACTGATTGGGAGAGGCATATTGAAACGGGAGAATGATTCTATAAAAAAACATTAATCCCCATTTCAATCTGAACAGCATTATAGGAGTAATAACTTTGATTTATACTTTCATACAATGAATACCGATAGGGTCCTGAAAGCCTTAAATATAATTAAACCAATCTCCAAAACAGAGGAAGAAGCCTTCTTAGGAATTACTCATGAAATATACTTGGATAAAGGAGTTTGCTGGATACAAGAAAATACTCTTTGTAATAAAATTGCCTTTATCATCAATGGCTATCTAAGAAAATTCTATAACAAAGATGGCAATGAAGTAACCGATTCATTTTACTTTGAAAACAGTTTCTGCGCTGACCTGCCTTCAATTATCGGAAGATATCCTCTTACTTCAAGCACTGTAGCAATGACTCCTACAACGCTGATCGTTTTTGACTATTCTGATTTTATGAAACTTTGCGATATGTCACACTCCTTCGAAAAAATTTACAGGATATTACTAGAGCAGACTTTTTTACAGTTCTACAAAAGGACAACCTCATTTATTTTGCAAACTCCCAAAGAGCGATATGATGAGCTTATAAAAAATCAACCACTCGTTTTACAAAGAGCAACACAATACCACATAGCATCTTATCTGGGCATTAGCTATCAGCATTTAAGCAGATTAAAATCTGAGAAATAATTTCTTCGCAAATGCGAACGAGATTTAAAGTTTCATGTTTTTTCTTTGAGCACAAAAGAAGGAAAAATATGAAGACTGAATTTCTCGAAAAAATTAAAATCAATAACTCCCAACAATGGATACTCATAAGAGGAAAGAACGCTGAAGCTCCACTTATTATCCAGGTTCAGGCTGGACCAGGCTTCCCTATGATATCGGAAGCTGATTCAATGAATAAACTTCTGAAATGGGAAGATGACTATTTAGTTGTCTACTGGGACCAAAGGGGTTGCGGAAAATCATTCAACAAGCAAACAAATCCTGAAAGCATCACCCTGGAACAATTAACGGAAGACTTAATCGATTGTACTCAATACCTTTTAAAAAAATATCACAAGAAAAAGGCTATCCTGATTGGCTATTCAATTGGCGCAACAATTTCTCTTATGGCTGCGTCAAAAGCTGGAGAGCTATATAGCAATATTTTTTTGGTTGGAATAGATATTGATATACCTTATGCGAATAGATATGCAATTGATTTTGCAAAAAAGAAAGCGAGGGAAAAAGGCAAGACAAATCTTGTGAAGCATTTAAATCACACAGACTACACTTCAGTTAAAACGTCGGATGTATTTCAAGAGCGGGCTAAGATTATTTCTAATATGGGTGGTATCATGATAAAGAAAAGATATGTTCACATACTATTGAAAACACTGACAAATATACTCTTCTGCAAGCATTATAAATTAACAGATATATTCAGAACACTGCAGGGAATGGAGTTTTGCCAAAAAGCATTGCTACCGGAAATGGATTCACTCAACCTTTTCAAAAAACAACTTAATATCATTGTTCCAGTTCATTTCATCCAAGGATTGCATGATGGAGTTGCTTCGTTTGAGACTTCAGTAAAATACTTTGAACTTCTTCAGGCTAAGCCTAAGACCTTTGAGACTTTTGAAAATTCAGCTCACATGCCACATTTAGAGGAACCTGAGAAATTTTATCGTTTGATCAAAGAGAAAAGTTTATTGTAACAATTAATCGATATTGTGCATTATATCAGCAGTATTCACTTTCAAAACATATTTATTCATGACACAAAAAATTTTGAAAAAAATTCATAAAAAAGGTTAAAAAACTGAAAGGGTTTCTGTGATTGAACGTTTTGAGACGCCATGCATGGCGTCTCTACAAGAGCTTTCAATAATTTCTCCTAAAACAAAAAAAGAAATGCCCCCATTAAGAACATTTCTTTTGTGTTTGAAAATATATATTAAAGTACTGACAACTTTCTGCTTTCAACGCCATTAGC
Proteins encoded in this region:
- a CDS encoding Crp/Fnr family transcriptional regulator; this translates as MNTDRVLKALNIIKPISKTEEEAFLGITHEIYLDKGVCWIQENTLCNKIAFIINGYLRKFYNKDGNEVTDSFYFENSFCADLPSIIGRYPLTSSTVAMTPTTLIVFDYSDFMKLCDMSHSFEKIYRILLEQTFLQFYKRTTSFILQTPKERYDELIKNQPLVLQRATQYHIASYLGISYQHLSRLKSEK
- a CDS encoding Crp/Fnr family transcriptional regulator — encoded protein: MNKLKDFLMELGSLSFEEWEMLASMGERLQVKKAQTFLFSMQYTPHEVFLLKGTVRAYLIDETGNDKTTAFYQEGTFMSTHTFRTLNGNSIANYETLEDCELVLFKSTDLKSFFAQSPLLQQLGYTLKEQEKRRLANKDETLLPQANMEKYIKFQEYYSGLEHKISHKYIASYLGMTPVSLSRLRRSIRIADKSVIN
- a CDS encoding T9SS type A sorting domain-containing protein; translated protein: MKLFFIAGILSLAFPCLLFGQNFSPSSSNPVISFSQPNPGVWNDPCVLKVDKEYWMYLTSPNGKKGPFEGNVLPYLMKSADGLTWALTDSSALLVNDEDPEAWDSKGVETPSVIHFNSLYHMYYTAVPEGGQPGQAAIGHATSIDGIFWVKDKIILTPSGIATDWKSYSVAEPGAVVYNNKVYLYFTGVGARQDTSYPAGQSVIGLCVSEDGFTFNTPQKVLSQSSLYPASKSYYGYSTPAAVVISNVLHLYYDVVLENPQWHQTALHHAYSPNGIDSFIEDPSDIFEKSDFSWTSREIRSPSVLLDGSVIKMWFAGDDIFNSGKFGIGYASSNVPVTGIEVLHGSKNASHTIYPNPTMNLAIIEASVNFNLASFHLYDNFGRLVREEKNICGQSFVLQRDHLTSGIYLIRVVEGGNVIMQDRIIIRDE
- a CDS encoding alpha/beta fold hydrolase, with the translated sequence MKTEFLEKIKINNSQQWILIRGKNAEAPLIIQVQAGPGFPMISEADSMNKLLKWEDDYLVVYWDQRGCGKSFNKQTNPESITLEQLTEDLIDCTQYLLKKYHKKKAILIGYSIGATISLMAASKAGELYSNIFLVGIDIDIPYANRYAIDFAKKKAREKGKTNLVKHLNHTDYTSVKTSDVFQERAKIISNMGGIMIKKRYVHILLKTLTNILFCKHYKLTDIFRTLQGMEFCQKALLPEMDSLNLFKKQLNIIVPVHFIQGLHDGVASFETSVKYFELLQAKPKTFETFENSAHMPHLEEPEKFYRLIKEKSLL